A section of the Pedobacter sp. HDW13 genome encodes:
- the argC gene encoding N-acetyl-gamma-glutamyl-phosphate reductase, which produces MNKIKAGIIGGAGYTGGEMLRILVNHPNVEIAFVNSTSNAGNLISDVHTDLIGDTDLRFVNDIPQDIDVLFLCVGHGDAKKFLAANSINENIKVIDLSQDFRLHEKSTFENRQFVYGLPELNRDKIKSANNIANPGCFATCIQLGLLPLAAKGLINQEVHINATTGSTGAGQSLATTSHFSWRNNNLSIYKAFEHQHLNEISESLLQLQPSLAQTLNFVPQRGAFTRGILAAMYMESDLTLEEAQTIYEDYYSAHPFTHVSRKNIDLKQVVNTNKALVHIEKHGNKLFVISIIDNLLKGASGQAVQNMNLMFGLEETAGLKLKAANF; this is translated from the coding sequence ATGAATAAAATTAAAGCAGGGATAATTGGCGGGGCAGGTTACACAGGAGGCGAAATGCTACGCATTTTGGTTAACCACCCAAATGTTGAAATTGCTTTCGTAAATAGCACAAGTAATGCCGGAAATCTGATTTCTGATGTACATACTGATTTAATAGGCGATACCGATTTACGTTTCGTAAATGATATTCCGCAGGATATTGATGTGCTTTTTCTTTGCGTTGGCCATGGCGATGCAAAGAAGTTTTTAGCGGCAAATTCAATTAACGAAAACATCAAAGTAATAGATTTATCGCAGGACTTCAGGTTACACGAAAAATCTACTTTCGAAAACCGTCAATTTGTTTACGGCCTTCCTGAATTAAACCGCGATAAAATTAAATCTGCAAACAATATTGCTAATCCAGGTTGTTTTGCAACTTGTATCCAGTTGGGTTTATTGCCATTGGCTGCTAAAGGGTTGATAAACCAAGAAGTGCACATTAATGCTACTACAGGTTCTACAGGAGCAGGGCAGAGCTTAGCTACAACCTCTCATTTTAGCTGGAGAAATAATAATCTTTCTATTTATAAAGCTTTTGAGCATCAACACTTAAATGAGATCAGCGAAAGTTTGTTGCAGTTGCAGCCTTCACTTGCCCAGACATTGAACTTCGTCCCACAAAGGGGTGCATTTACACGTGGTATTTTGGCCGCAATGTACATGGAAAGCGACCTCACTTTAGAAGAAGCGCAAACCATTTACGAAGATTATTACAGCGCGCATCCTTTTACGCATGTAAGCCGGAAAAATATTGATTTAAAACAGGTTGTAAATACCAATAAAGCATTGGTACATATCGAAAAACATGGCAATAAACTATTTGTAATCAGCATTATCGATAACCTGTTAAAAGGTGCCAGTGGACAAGCGGTTCAGAATATGAACTTAATGTTCGGACTGGAGGAAACTGCAGGCTTGAAGTTGAAAGCCGCGAACTTTTAA
- a CDS encoding N-acetyltransferase, with amino-acid sequence MNNIGIKRVGINEAHLVAGLFNQYRIFYNQFSDIGMAKAFIDERLQHNESVIFIAIDADNQQAIGFTQLYPKYSSVRLSKNWILNDLYVDANYRKQGIGEKLIKTAMEFAKTTGATFVQLETAVDNYNAQHLYESIGFIKQANDEDFFLYKIVLNS; translated from the coding sequence GTGAATAATATAGGAATTAAACGAGTAGGAATAAATGAAGCCCATCTGGTAGCGGGTCTGTTTAATCAATATCGTATATTCTACAATCAGTTTTCGGATATCGGGATGGCCAAGGCTTTTATCGATGAACGTTTGCAGCACAACGAATCGGTAATTTTTATAGCCATCGATGCGGATAACCAGCAAGCTATAGGTTTTACGCAGCTATACCCAAAATACTCCTCGGTAAGATTAAGTAAAAACTGGATCTTAAACGATTTGTACGTTGATGCAAATTACCGTAAACAAGGTATTGGCGAAAAGCTGATTAAAACCGCCATGGAGTTTGCCAAAACCACCGGTGCTACATTTGTACAACTGGAAACGGCTGTAGATAATTACAATGCACAGCATTTGTACGAAAGTATAGGCTTTATTAAACAGGCAAACGACGAAGATTTTTTTCTTTATAAAATAGTACTAAACTCATAG